A stretch of DNA from Bacillus sp. SM2101:
ACCTTTATACTTACGGTGGCACTCCATTATTTTTTTCTTGATTTCTATATCCTCTCTTTTCCTTTCCGAAGGAAATGTCTCACGTTCTAACCACTTGTAATATCCACTTCTAGATACTTCCGCCACAAAGCATAAAAGCTGAATTGAATAATTCATTTGAGCTAAATCATAAATGATCTGATATTTATTATTCGGTGATGTGTTCATTCCCCCTTTTTCATCGATAAGAGCTTTTTTAAAAATTCATTCTCTGCTTCTAATCGTTTTATTTTCTGTTCTGGATGTTCGTTGCGAATATGAGTGACTTTACCAAACTCTTTTTTTCTTCCTCGTCTTTCCCGAAGTCCTCTTGTTCCTTCATTATTGTAATGATTGACCCAGCGTTGTACATTTTTACGATGTATGTTAAATTCCCTAGCAACTGCAGCATAGTTCTTAGTGATTTGGTACTGTTCTACAACTTTTTTCTTAAAGTTAATATCATAAGTTTTTCTATCTTTCTCCATAAAAAAATCCCCCTTATGGTAGACAAGCATACTGCGCTTTAATATAAGTGTCTACTATAAGGGGATCATAACAGCCGAGCTTAGGTCGTATCATATAACGGGTGGGATTCCCGTCGAGTAAGAACTAGCCATTCACTCGTAGCGAGTCTTGGAGGACTAAAGGTAACTTTAGTCTTTAAGCGTAGACAGTTAGGTGGCGGGCCGAAAGCCAACTGGTTGAAGGGATTGAGCTCCATAATAATTGTGAATCGAGAGGGCTGATGCTTTATGCGCTGCAGAAAGCTAC
This window harbors:
- a CDS encoding helix-turn-helix domain-containing protein, with the protein product MEKDRKTYDINFKKKVVEQYQITKNYAAVAREFNIHRKNVQRWVNHYNNEGTRGLRERRGRKKEFGKVTHIRNEHPEQKIKRLEAENEFLKKLLSMKKGE
- a CDS encoding IS3 family transposase codes for the protein MNTSPNNKYQIIYDLAQMNYSIQLLCFVAEVSRSGYYKWLERETFPSERKREDIEIKKKIMECHRKYKGIYGYRRIQVWLRVTYEIHINHKRVQRLMKDLGIKSVIRKKRPYYGRKEAYLISNNYL